From the genome of Candidatus Nitrosocosmicus oleophilus, one region includes:
- a CDS encoding Glu/Leu/Phe/Val family dehydrogenase, whose protein sequence is MTNNTNEFGSTNNPYQMALKQLEETAKIINLDEGIHKILAKPKRVLTVSLPVKMDDGRIEVFTGFRSQHNDARGPFKGGIRYHPQVTIEEVMALSMWMTWKCAVTGIPLGGGKGGIICNPKKMSNSELERMTRRYAYAISDIIGPYTDIPAPDVYTGGQEMAWIMDTYSTLKGNRGEPALITGKPLPIGGSLGRTEATGRGLSFTVREAAKKQNINMNEAVVVVQGFGNAGQYAAQLVEEQGAKIIAVSDTQGAIINKNGFKANELIKFKLENKSIRGFPGATEINNDELLTTESTILIPAALENQITKDNASKIKTKIVAEAANGPTTPEADQVLYENNILVIPDVLANSGGVTVSYFEWLQNLRREYWSEAEVNERLDVIMTRAFAEVYDAHLKYNTNMRTASIALAVNRVAEAIKLRGIWP, encoded by the coding sequence ATGACAAATAATACTAACGAGTTTGGATCGACTAATAATCCTTATCAAATGGCTTTGAAACAACTTGAAGAAACCGCAAAAATCATAAATTTAGATGAAGGTATCCACAAAATACTTGCAAAACCAAAGAGGGTTCTAACCGTATCCCTACCGGTTAAGATGGATGACGGGAGGATAGAAGTCTTTACAGGGTTCCGTTCTCAACACAATGATGCAAGGGGTCCATTCAAAGGTGGAATTAGATATCACCCTCAAGTAACCATTGAAGAAGTAATGGCCCTCTCAATGTGGATGACTTGGAAATGCGCCGTAACAGGGATACCGCTAGGAGGTGGTAAGGGAGGCATTATTTGCAATCCCAAGAAGATGTCAAACTCAGAGCTAGAAAGGATGACAAGGAGGTATGCGTATGCCATCTCCGATATTATTGGACCTTATACTGACATCCCAGCACCAGATGTGTACACTGGCGGTCAAGAGATGGCATGGATAATGGATACTTATTCTACCCTCAAGGGCAACCGTGGAGAACCTGCCCTAATTACTGGGAAACCTCTGCCAATAGGTGGATCTTTAGGTAGAACTGAAGCTACTGGAAGAGGACTATCTTTTACTGTAAGAGAAGCTGCAAAAAAACAAAATATCAATATGAATGAGGCAGTAGTAGTCGTGCAAGGATTTGGTAATGCAGGACAGTATGCAGCCCAATTAGTTGAGGAGCAGGGTGCTAAGATTATTGCTGTATCGGATACACAAGGAGCGATCATCAACAAGAATGGATTTAAAGCAAATGAATTAATAAAATTTAAACTAGAAAACAAATCTATTCGTGGCTTCCCTGGTGCAACTGAAATAAATAATGATGAACTATTAACCACGGAAAGTACTATTTTGATACCAGCTGCTTTAGAAAATCAGATTACGAAAGACAACGCCTCTAAAATTAAGACTAAAATTGTTGCTGAGGCGGCAAATGGTCCGACTACTCCCGAAGCTGATCAAGTTCTTTATGAAAACAATATTTTAGTTATCCCAGATGTGTTGGCTAATAGCGGTGGAGTAACAGTATCATATTTCGAATGGCTTCAAAATCTAAGGAGAGAATATTGGTCTGAAGCTGAAGTAAACGAGAGATTAGATGTAATAATGACAAGGGCATTTGCCGAGGTTTATGATGCACATCTAAAATATAATACAAACATGCGTACGGCAAGTATCGCATTGGCAGTCAATAGAGTCGCTGAAGCCATTAAGCTAAGAGGAATTTGGCCTTAA
- the erpA gene encoding iron-sulfur cluster insertion protein ErpA produces MASVQQPKIIDVTAKAAEKVTEFMKQEGKDNLYLRVYVTGGGCSGLSYGMGFEENPDEDDVILEQNKVKILVDNYSQKYLKGAVVDYIESLMGSGFKITNPNVTKSCSCGHSFSTE; encoded by the coding sequence ATGGCAAGTGTACAACAACCTAAAATTATTGATGTTACAGCAAAGGCTGCAGAAAAGGTTACAGAATTTATGAAACAAGAAGGAAAGGATAATCTCTATTTAAGAGTATATGTCACTGGCGGTGGATGTTCTGGGTTATCATATGGAATGGGCTTTGAAGAGAATCCAGACGAAGACGATGTAATATTGGAACAAAACAAAGTTAAAATTTTGGTAGATAATTATAGTCAAAAATATTTGAAAGGGGCCGTAGTCGATTACATTGAAAGCTTGATGGGATCAGGATTTAAGATAACTAATCCAAACGTCACAAAGAGCTGCTCATGTGGTCACTCATTTTCTACTGAGTAA
- the aspS gene encoding aspartate--tRNA(Asn) ligase, giving the protein MISLDMAHAAQNESNSYERTHFTSELQKLQTGTEVRVAGWIEDFRDIGKLGFIILRDVTGLVQAVLVGENLQKAKSIPRQSNILLKGVLQGTKSKNFPFEIKVEEVFVFSPASLSLPVDPTGRVESNLDTRLDSRALDLRNPKISNIFIIRSNVLKLIRDFFLENKFIEVNTPKIIGSASEGGSNLFSFDYFKRKGFLAQSPQLYKEQLVLALDRVYEIAPFFRAENSHTLRHLNEFLSVDLEAAYLDYYEIMSIVEELIKKILMHLRDSNNIESENSLIRGNALNDLISNPFPKISYEKCLDELNRLGEKVTFGDDLSDSSLKKLGEKYDKFYFIVDWPLSLKPFYIHEKESHPTLSKSFDLQFGYLELVSGGTRQHDVSKLKSRLVEQGLSPESFRDHLRVFEWGMPPHSGCGLGFDRLMMVLLGLSNIREAVLYPRDTSRISP; this is encoded by the coding sequence TTGATTTCATTAGATATGGCTCACGCAGCTCAGAATGAATCCAACAGCTATGAAAGAACTCACTTTACTTCTGAATTACAAAAATTACAAACAGGTACAGAAGTTCGGGTCGCAGGGTGGATTGAGGATTTCCGGGACATAGGTAAACTTGGTTTCATAATTCTCAGAGATGTGACCGGTTTGGTTCAAGCTGTTTTGGTCGGAGAGAATTTGCAAAAAGCTAAATCTATTCCTAGACAAAGTAATATTTTGTTAAAAGGGGTTTTACAAGGTACCAAGTCCAAGAATTTTCCATTTGAAATTAAAGTCGAGGAAGTTTTTGTTTTCTCGCCAGCTTCTCTTTCTCTGCCAGTTGATCCTACAGGCAGGGTTGAATCTAATTTGGATACCAGGTTGGACAGTAGGGCATTGGATTTGCGAAATCCCAAAATTTCTAATATCTTTATCATCCGTTCCAATGTTTTGAAATTAATTCGAGATTTTTTCCTAGAAAACAAGTTTATAGAGGTCAATACCCCAAAAATCATAGGAAGTGCAAGCGAAGGAGGATCAAACCTTTTTTCATTTGATTACTTCAAACGAAAAGGCTTCTTAGCTCAAAGCCCGCAATTATATAAAGAACAACTGGTCTTGGCTTTGGATCGTGTGTATGAAATTGCACCATTTTTTAGAGCTGAAAATTCTCATACTCTTCGACATCTTAATGAATTCTTGAGTGTTGATTTAGAAGCAGCTTATCTTGATTATTATGAAATAATGAGCATAGTTGAGGAATTAATCAAGAAAATACTCATGCATTTGAGGGATTCTAATAATATTGAAAGTGAAAATTCGCTCATAAGAGGAAACGCACTAAATGATTTGATTTCAAATCCATTTCCAAAGATAAGTTATGAAAAATGTTTGGACGAATTAAATCGTCTTGGAGAAAAAGTTACCTTTGGGGATGATCTATCCGATTCCTCTTTAAAAAAGTTAGGGGAAAAATATGACAAGTTTTATTTCATAGTTGATTGGCCACTTAGTTTAAAGCCTTTTTACATTCACGAGAAAGAATCACATCCAACCCTGTCAAAATCATTTGATTTGCAGTTTGGCTATCTTGAGCTAGTGTCTGGAGGGACCAGACAACACGACGTGTCGAAACTGAAAAGTCGTCTGGTAGAACAGGGATTGTCCCCTGAAAGCTTTAGAGATCATCTGAGAGTCTTTGAGTGGGGAATGCCGCCTCATTCAGGATGTGGCCTTGGATTTGATAGATTAATGATGGTGTTGCTAGGTCTTAGTAATATTAGAGAGGCAGTTTTATACCCCAGAGATACTTCTAGAATTAGTCCTTGA
- a CDS encoding phosphatase PAP2 family protein gives MNKKIQIIPTNPYWNIKLSFILIFFFIFVIASVLAVTGVLGNLDEIITKFINQIRSQTLDTVFIIITTMSDTINLIIVGFILTIIKRTRRIGMILLITLVSVTILVTYCKPLFAIEHPSIDFKPLVKLPDKFTLERDSFMPFAQDYSYPSNHIASAAAFSFIVAGLSYRYSSRFAIAFLISFPVLIGFTKLYLFQHHLIDLVGGYFFGLVIAAVMVKALKANDQQRINVVDSNHGD, from the coding sequence GTGAATAAAAAGATCCAAATAATACCGACAAATCCTTATTGGAATATCAAATTATCTTTTATTTTAATATTTTTTTTTATTTTTGTTATTGCAAGCGTTCTGGCAGTTACGGGAGTATTGGGAAATTTGGACGAAATCATAACAAAATTTATAAATCAAATAAGAAGCCAAACATTGGACACAGTATTTATTATTATTACTACCATGTCAGATACTATTAATTTAATAATTGTTGGTTTTATTCTAACAATAATTAAGAGAACTAGAAGAATAGGTATGATTTTATTGATTACCCTTGTTTCTGTTACCATTTTGGTAACTTATTGTAAACCCTTGTTTGCAATTGAGCACCCAAGTATAGATTTTAAACCACTAGTTAAATTACCAGACAAATTTACACTCGAACGGGATAGTTTTATGCCCTTTGCCCAAGACTATTCATACCCTTCCAACCACATAGCCTCAGCTGCCGCTTTCAGTTTTATTGTGGCTGGGTTGTCCTATAGATATTCGTCTAGATTCGCAATAGCATTTCTGATATCTTTCCCGGTGCTAATCGGCTTCACCAAACTATATCTTTTTCAACACCACTTGATAGATTTGGTAGGCGGGTATTTTTTTGGTTTAGTAATAGCAGCAGTAATGGTAAAGGCCCTAAAGGCAAATGACCAGCAAAGAATTAATGTGGTAGATTCAAACCATGGTGATTAA
- a CDS encoding ABC transporter ATP-binding protein, which yields MSESSRSYRNKPDRRENSTIEVNDISIAYETKSGILKAVDKVSFKMNDTQGIGIIGESGSGKSSLGYGLLRSLAENGSVVSGSFIFEDQDILNISEKEFNENYRWKKISMVFQGSMNSLDPVFTVEDQMKEILTSHKKKISNKDCISIIRSALTDVGLNPDLVCKKYPHELSGGMKQRIVIANALLLGPRILIADEPTTALDVVIQAQVLQLLRKLIDEKNMKIIVITHDMSLIPNLVDRVIIMYAGQAVEISDIKTVFEKPLHPYTQALIQSIPHIRSSEKSIKFIRGDPPNLKEIGEGCRFMDRCPHAFGDCKNDPPDILVGNNLVKCWLYKNNN from the coding sequence ATGAGCGAGAGTAGCAGATCTTATAGAAACAAGCCTGATAGAAGGGAAAACAGTACGATTGAAGTTAATGATATTTCTATTGCTTACGAAACAAAATCAGGAATCTTAAAGGCCGTTGATAAGGTTTCGTTTAAGATGAATGACACCCAAGGTATAGGAATAATAGGGGAATCCGGGTCTGGAAAGAGTTCGCTTGGCTATGGACTCTTGAGATCATTGGCAGAAAACGGGTCCGTTGTATCTGGAAGTTTCATCTTTGAGGATCAAGATATTTTGAATATCTCAGAAAAGGAATTCAATGAGAATTATAGGTGGAAGAAAATATCAATGGTGTTTCAGGGTTCGATGAATAGTCTTGATCCAGTGTTTACCGTAGAAGATCAGATGAAGGAAATTCTGACATCACATAAGAAAAAAATATCAAATAAAGATTGTATTTCAATTATTAGGTCTGCTCTTACGGATGTAGGATTGAATCCCGACCTCGTTTGTAAAAAATACCCGCATGAATTGAGCGGCGGAATGAAGCAACGAATAGTAATAGCTAATGCATTGTTGCTTGGACCGAGAATTTTGATTGCAGACGAACCAACGACAGCATTAGATGTAGTAATTCAGGCTCAAGTTTTGCAATTACTAAGAAAATTAATTGATGAAAAAAATATGAAGATAATTGTCATAACTCATGACATGTCACTCATTCCAAATCTAGTGGATAGAGTAATCATTATGTACGCAGGACAAGCCGTCGAAATATCCGATATCAAAACAGTGTTTGAAAAACCTTTGCACCCATATACCCAAGCCCTTATCCAATCAATACCCCACATAAGATCCTCAGAGAAATCCATCAAATTCATTAGAGGAGATCCTCCTAATTTGAAAGAAATAGGAGAAGGTTGTCGGTTTATGGATAGATGTCCACATGCATTTGGAGATTGTAAAAACGATCCGCCCGATATTTTAGTTGGTAATAATTTGGTAAAGTGTTGGCTATATAAGAATAATAATTGA
- a CDS encoding acetate--CoA ligase family protein gives MTDQNKIKSIFEDSFKNKTKVITEEIAKGILSEYDISVPGFALVKDVDSAVTEARKLGFPLVAKIVSPEILHKTDVGGVKIDLKDEESVKSAFNDMYGRLSKDYDVKGVLLEKMVPKGVEMIVGLQNDPQFGPVMMVGLGGIFTELFKDVSFRVLPLTKEDAIEMIEELQGKMLLKGYRGSEPISMEILTSALLNIGKLGYDISPYYESIDFNPVIVYPDSYYVADAKIILSEQPKYDVVSSVEPNSTNMDLFFNAKSIALIGASPEIGKIGNSVLETLVKHDYKGKVYPVNAKGYPEIMGIPAYKSLGDIKDPVDVVVVTVDLKFVPDLLKICGEKSIHNVVVISGGGKELGGERADIEQQVKELSSKLKIRIIGPNCIGMFNGENRLDCAFQGHDRMLRPKNGNVSFLSQSGTIGIAFMEHSFPFGMSKMVSYGNRSDVDEADMIWYLAEDPQTKVIGLYVEGLGDGRKFVNTAKKVITERKKPIVVFKNGRTTRGAKQAASHTGSLGGTYSVVKGAFSQNGIISVDSYDELTASLKALSWQPVPEGNRVAMVTNGAGPIIAAIDQFERLGLQVANLSEESMKSFKSHYPATYVLGNPCDVTGSANADDYKFAIQTFMDDPNVDIVMPWFVFQDDPLEEKIVDILAEFNRQGKKPILVGALGGPFTQKMANKLEENNVPVYQSVNTWSIAASSLAKWSALSKSHK, from the coding sequence TTGACAGATCAAAACAAAATCAAATCGATATTTGAGGATTCTTTCAAAAATAAAACCAAAGTCATTACCGAAGAAATCGCTAAAGGCATTCTTTCTGAATATGATATTAGCGTTCCCGGGTTTGCTCTGGTTAAGGATGTTGACTCTGCAGTTACAGAAGCAAGAAAATTGGGTTTTCCATTGGTGGCGAAAATAGTTTCCCCCGAGATTTTACACAAAACTGACGTGGGAGGAGTCAAAATTGATCTTAAAGATGAGGAATCTGTCAAATCTGCATTTAATGATATGTATGGGAGATTATCAAAGGATTATGATGTAAAGGGTGTTCTGCTTGAGAAGATGGTTCCCAAAGGGGTTGAGATGATTGTTGGTTTACAAAATGATCCTCAATTTGGCCCTGTTATGATGGTGGGACTGGGAGGAATATTTACAGAATTATTCAAGGATGTTTCGTTTAGAGTACTTCCTCTTACCAAGGAAGACGCAATAGAGATGATAGAAGAGCTACAGGGGAAAATGTTGTTAAAAGGATATCGTGGTTCAGAACCAATAAGCATGGAAATATTGACAAGTGCTTTGCTCAATATAGGAAAGTTGGGGTATGATATTTCTCCTTACTACGAAAGCATAGATTTTAACCCTGTAATTGTATATCCTGATAGTTATTACGTTGCTGATGCAAAAATTATTTTGTCAGAACAACCCAAGTATGATGTTGTTTCAAGCGTTGAACCCAATTCTACTAATATGGATTTGTTTTTTAATGCCAAATCTATTGCATTGATAGGCGCCTCCCCTGAAATAGGAAAGATCGGCAACTCTGTGCTAGAAACCCTGGTAAAGCATGACTATAAAGGAAAGGTGTATCCTGTAAATGCAAAAGGTTATCCAGAAATAATGGGAATACCCGCGTATAAGAGTCTAGGCGACATTAAAGATCCTGTTGACGTGGTAGTTGTTACTGTAGATTTGAAATTTGTACCTGATTTGCTAAAAATTTGTGGCGAAAAATCAATTCATAATGTTGTAGTCATCTCTGGAGGTGGGAAAGAGTTAGGAGGAGAAAGAGCCGATATTGAGCAACAAGTTAAGGAATTGTCCTCTAAGCTAAAAATTAGAATTATTGGACCAAACTGCATTGGAATGTTTAACGGGGAGAATAGGCTGGATTGTGCATTCCAAGGGCATGACCGTATGCTGAGACCTAAAAATGGTAATGTGTCCTTCTTGTCTCAAAGTGGAACTATTGGCATCGCATTTATGGAACATTCGTTTCCATTTGGAATGAGTAAAATGGTTTCATATGGGAACCGATCCGATGTAGACGAAGCTGACATGATTTGGTATTTGGCCGAGGACCCACAAACCAAGGTTATAGGCTTGTATGTTGAAGGCTTGGGAGATGGGCGCAAGTTTGTTAACACTGCAAAGAAAGTAATTACTGAACGAAAAAAACCAATTGTAGTATTCAAGAATGGACGAACTACAAGAGGTGCTAAACAAGCTGCTTCTCACACCGGCTCTTTAGGAGGAACTTATAGCGTGGTGAAAGGTGCATTTTCTCAGAATGGGATAATTTCGGTGGACAGCTACGATGAACTAACTGCTTCTCTCAAAGCCCTATCATGGCAACCAGTGCCAGAAGGAAACAGAGTTGCAATGGTTACGAATGGTGCCGGTCCCATAATTGCAGCCATTGACCAATTTGAAAGACTGGGATTGCAGGTAGCAAACCTCAGCGAGGAGAGTATGAAATCTTTCAAGTCACATTATCCTGCTACTTATGTACTCGGTAATCCTTGTGATGTCACCGGATCAGCAAATGCTGACGATTATAAATTTGCGATCCAGACATTTATGGATGATCCAAATGTCGATATTGTAATGCCTTGGTTCGTCTTTCAAGATGATCCACTTGAGGAGAAGATAGTTGATATTCTTGCCGAATTTAACAGACAAGGGAAAAAGCCCATTCTTGTTGGTGCATTGGGTGGTCCATTTACTCAGAAAATGGCAAACAAGTTGGAGGAGAATAATGTACCGGTATATCAATCAGTAAATACCTGGAGCATAGCAGCTAGTTCATTAGCCAAATGGTCTGCTCTATCCAAGTCACATAAGTAA
- the sufU gene encoding Fe-S cluster assembly sulfur transfer protein SufU, translating to MSEDIYREMILDHYRNPRNKGKIEEPDIRINDSNPLCGDEISIDLKVEGDIIKDIKFDGRGCAISQASASMLTEMVSNKPLTTIKDITKDDVLENIGLTNLGPARIKCALLSLKVLKLGMVKYYVDRDPTSAAQMKDESKVF from the coding sequence ATGAGTGAAGATATTTACAGGGAAATGATACTTGACCACTACAGAAATCCGCGAAATAAAGGAAAGATCGAGGAACCAGATATAAGAATAAATGATAGCAACCCACTCTGTGGTGATGAAATTTCAATTGATCTGAAAGTCGAGGGTGACATAATTAAAGACATCAAGTTTGATGGGAGAGGATGCGCTATTAGCCAGGCTAGTGCCTCGATGTTAACAGAAATGGTTTCAAATAAACCACTAACAACAATCAAAGATATCACAAAAGACGATGTGCTCGAAAATATTGGTTTGACAAATTTGGGTCCAGCTAGAATAAAATGTGCTTTACTTTCCTTAAAAGTGTTAAAACTGGGGATGGTAAAATACTACGTTGACAGGGATCCGACATCTGCAGCTCAAATGAAGGATGAATCCAAAGTATTTTAA
- a CDS encoding class I SAM-dependent methyltransferase, with product MKNIGLGNLYWNEVIKVLRNIIPVYDKVNSAISLGKDNQFRKEGIKKSVFPGNHILDAGSGYGNMSKLALDFVSQDITINFYDPIPEMLAEIKNRFKNYDNSYFLCSGIFEKIPYKSNSFDAVLCGYSIRDSITLNEAFVEIHRVLKKDGRLLIVDLGKPDNFIARFFVSFYLKYLLVIMAFLAAGREGLPFRTLYGTFLRWPRNKDLNDLLSKTFSKVEFNKKLMGGAIIVIAYK from the coding sequence TTGAAGAATATTGGTTTGGGGAATTTGTATTGGAATGAAGTAATAAAAGTACTTCGGAATATCATTCCTGTTTATGATAAAGTAAATAGTGCTATTTCGTTGGGAAAAGATAATCAGTTTCGTAAAGAAGGGATAAAAAAAAGTGTCTTCCCTGGCAATCATATCCTCGATGCAGGCTCCGGTTACGGCAACATGTCTAAACTGGCCTTGGATTTCGTTTCTCAAGACATAACAATAAATTTTTATGATCCTATTCCCGAAATGTTGGCTGAAATCAAGAATAGATTCAAGAATTATGATAATAGTTATTTTTTATGTAGTGGTATTTTTGAAAAGATTCCATACAAATCTAATTCTTTTGATGCAGTCCTATGTGGGTATTCAATAAGAGATTCAATCACTTTAAACGAGGCGTTTGTAGAAATTCACAGGGTTTTGAAAAAGGATGGTAGGTTATTAATTGTCGATCTCGGAAAACCTGATAATTTTATAGCTCGTTTCTTTGTATCCTTTTATCTAAAATATTTACTCGTTATAATGGCATTCTTGGCCGCTGGGAGGGAAGGATTGCCTTTTCGAACTTTGTACGGTACTTTCCTTAGGTGGCCAAGGAACAAAGATCTGAATGACTTATTGTCAAAGACATTTTCCAAGGTCGAGTTTAACAAGAAGCTTATGGGAGGGGCCATAATTGTAATTGCTTATAAATAA
- a CDS encoding cysteine desulfurase, translating to MQALLDVRKIRQDFPILNRRLNDGKKLVYLDNAATTQKPNEVIDAICKYYSEYNSNIHRAVYQIAEEATEEYERTRENVRKFVNAKYEEEIIFTRNTTESINLVAYSWGDANIKKGNTILLTEYEHHSNIVPWQILCKNRGARIKYLEVDEDGYLDLEVLEELLSRKSDGKIKLVSLSEMSNVLGTIFPAKEIIKIAHEKNIPVLLDGAQSVPHMKTDVQQTDCDFLAFSAHKMLGPTGVGVLYVKKAILEQMKPFISGGDMIKEVHKENTIFNDLPYRFEGGTPNIADVIGFSSAIKYLNRIGMDNVRDHELEMTTYLLSRIQEIKNIRVYGPKVAKDRGGLVSFNIEGIHPHDCATILNDFGVAIRSGHHCAQVLMEKLDIVASSRASLYIYNTKEEIDILIDALNHARRIFNL from the coding sequence ATGCAAGCTCTTCTAGACGTTCGTAAGATTAGACAGGACTTTCCCATCTTGAATAGACGACTAAACGATGGAAAAAAATTAGTTTATCTTGATAATGCTGCGACCACTCAAAAACCCAATGAAGTAATAGATGCAATTTGTAAATATTATTCAGAGTATAATTCCAATATTCATAGGGCAGTTTATCAAATTGCTGAAGAGGCTACTGAAGAATATGAAAGGACAAGGGAGAACGTTAGAAAATTTGTAAACGCAAAATACGAAGAAGAAATTATTTTCACGCGAAATACTACCGAGTCGATCAATTTAGTGGCTTATTCATGGGGAGATGCCAACATCAAGAAGGGAAATACAATATTATTGACTGAATATGAGCACCATAGTAATATAGTTCCTTGGCAGATTCTTTGTAAAAATAGAGGGGCAAGAATCAAATACTTAGAGGTAGATGAGGATGGATACCTAGACTTGGAGGTCCTGGAGGAACTGTTGTCTAGGAAAAGTGATGGAAAAATTAAGTTGGTCTCACTTAGTGAAATGTCAAACGTGTTAGGTACTATATTTCCGGCTAAGGAAATTATCAAAATAGCACATGAAAAAAACATTCCGGTCCTCTTGGATGGTGCCCAATCAGTCCCACATATGAAAACGGATGTTCAACAAACAGACTGTGATTTTCTAGCATTTTCAGCCCATAAAATGCTGGGACCTACGGGTGTAGGAGTGTTATACGTTAAAAAAGCAATATTAGAACAGATGAAGCCATTTATTTCTGGTGGCGATATGATCAAAGAAGTACATAAAGAGAACACGATATTTAATGATCTACCTTACAGGTTTGAAGGTGGAACGCCAAATATTGCTGATGTAATTGGCTTTTCCTCTGCGATAAAGTATCTCAATAGGATAGGAATGGATAATGTTCGTGATCATGAATTAGAAATGACCACTTATCTTTTAAGCAGAATTCAAGAAATAAAAAACATAAGAGTGTATGGTCCCAAAGTTGCTAAAGATAGAGGTGGCCTGGTCTCTTTTAACATAGAAGGAATTCATCCTCATGATTGCGCCACAATATTAAATGACTTTGGAGTAGCAATTAGGTCAGGACATCATTGTGCCCAGGTATTGATGGAAAAGCTTGATATTGTGGCTTCTTCCAGAGCAAGCCTATATATTTATAATACTAAAGAGGAAATTGATATATTAATAGATGCTTTAAATCATGCTAGGAGGATATTCAATCTATGA
- a CDS encoding DUF3892 domain-containing protein, which yields MTELLITCVKKNAQGNILQVGINGDIFDVKTIAEKIWSRENMYFTIANGIRVRVFALRHPSTNEPYLTTTTNLKLPNNLKYLPKCQ from the coding sequence ATGACCGAATTGCTTATAACCTGTGTAAAAAAAAACGCACAAGGGAACATTCTACAAGTAGGAATTAATGGAGATATCTTTGATGTTAAAACTATTGCCGAGAAAATATGGTCCAGAGAGAATATGTATTTTACAATCGCAAATGGTATTAGGGTAAGGGTATTTGCACTGAGACATCCATCTACCAACGAACCATATCTTACTACCACAACCAACTTGAAATTGCCCAACAATCTCAAATACTTACCAAAATGTCAATGA